Sequence from the Gemmatimonadaceae bacterium genome:
GTTCGCGCGTGCCGGCGGAGTCGAACGCGCCGTCGATCTCATCGTGACGAGTGGGGAGTCGTGACGTTTCATTTACCGCCAAGCATAGCGGAATGAAATACCGACGACTACAATGATCCCCACATGCCGGGTACACATTCCGTAGTTGGACGAGAGCCGTCGCGCTTCACTCCCTCCGTCGACGCCGTCCCGATCGCTGAATTCGTCTCGTTCGATTGGCCGGCGCCCGGTCCAATAGATCTGACGACGCACGACCTGCCACACGCATCGTCGACGATGGAGTGGTGGTACGTCAACACGCATCTGTCGTCGGCCGGGACGGGTCAGCGCGTCGCGCTGTTCGCTTCGTTCTTTCGCGTCGACGTCAGTGAGAGTGGCGCGAGCGAGCGCACGTTCGGGCACTTCCTCACCTGGGCATTGATCGACGTCGACGGCCAGCGGTTCTTCCCGCACACGGCCCTCGACCCGCGGTCGCCCGCGATGGCGGTCGCCGAGATCGACGGCACCGAAAGCTCGCGCGACGATCTCCTGCGCCGTGCGTTGCGCGAGGTCGTGGCACGCGGAACGGTGCCGCTGCCCGATCGCCTGCTCGCGTCGGATGCCCGGGTGAATGTCACGCGCCTGGACCTCGACTACGACGGCAATCGCTTCGTGTGCGATGATGACGGCTCGTACGTGCTCGAGTTGCGAAGCGGCGACGGCCGCGAAGGATGCCGGCTGCGCGTGACGCTCGAGAAGGGCGTCGTCCGACACGGCGACGACGGTGTCGTTCGCGGCGTGGACGACGAGCGGATGTTCTACTACTTCTCGCCGCGCTGCCGCGTCGACGGCGCCGTGCTGCTCGACGGCGCGTGGATCGACGACATGCGCGGGTCGGGCTGGTACGATCACGAGTTCGGCGAGAAGCAGACGATCAGCGTCGGCGGCGAATCCGCGCTATCAGAGAACGCTAAAAAGGCGACCGTCGGCTGGAACTGGCTCGCGGTGCAGCTCGACAACGGCTATGAGATCAGCGCCTACGACCTGTTCGATCGCGAGGATCATTCCGTGTCGCGCGGACGTTGGGTGATCGTCGTCGATCCGTCCGGCGAGCGCCGCTCGTACGCCGACTTCGCGCTCGACGCGCACGGGTCGTGGACGAGCACCAAGACGTTCAACGAGTATCCGACGTCGTATTCGCTGCGCGTTCCCGAAGCGGGCCTGTCGCTCGAAGCGCAGGTCGTCATGCCCAATCAGGAAGTCATCACGATCATCTCGGCGCCCGCCTTCTGGGAAGGCGCCGTCTCGATCGCGGGCACGATGGGCGGCGCGCCGGTGAGTGGCGTGGGGTTCGTCGAGCGCAGCGGCGCGAGCGTCGTCGACACCACCGACGCCTTCTTCGCGTCGGTCGGCCGGGAGACGCGGCGCGCGATCGACGCGCTGCTGCCGGATCCACTCCCCGCGTCCCGCGCGCTCGATCTCATCGGCAGCCACGCGCGCCCGCATTTCCTCGACGGTGTCGATCTCGAGCAGTTTTCGCGCACCGTCGTCCGGCCAATCCGTGAGATCATCCTTCGCGGCGGCAAGGCGTGGCGGTCGTACGGCGCGCTCGCCTGCATGGATCTCGTCGGCGGCGACTCCCAGCCGTTCGCCCACTGGCTGGCGCTTCCGGAATTGCTCCACGTCGGATCGCTGATCATCGACGACGTGCAGGACGCATCCGACGTGCGGCGCGGCGGGCCATCGCTCCACAAGCTCTACGGCGATGCGCTGGCGATCAACGCCGGCTGCGCGAGCTATTTTCTCGCCCAGCTGCCGATTGGCGCCTCCAATCTTCCCGCGGAACGTCGTGTTAGCGTTTATGAATCATACTTCGAGTCCATCCGCTCGGCGCATGCCGGCCAGGCGCTCGACATCGACGGACTCGCCGCGCTGTTGCCGAACGTCGTCGAGAGCGGAGAGGGGGCGCTCCTCGAGCGCCGGGTGCTCGCGATCCACCGGCTGAAGTCGGCCGCGCCGGCCGGCGCGCTCGCGAGAACGTCGGCGTTCATCGGCGGCGGCACGGAAGAGCAGGCCGACGCCGTCGGCTGGCTGTTCGAGTCGTACGGAGTGGCGTTCCAGATCATCGACGATGTGCTCAACCTGCGCGGCTTCGATGAGAATCGAAAAACCAAAGGCGAGGACATCGCGGCCGGCAAGATCACGGCGCCGGTCGCCAAGGCGATGGGCCGCTTGCCGCGCGACGAGCGCCGCCGGCTCGCCGACATCCTCGCCGCGCGTTCGACCGACAAGCGCGTGATTCGCGAAGCCGTCCGCCTGATCGACGAATGCGGCGCGCTCGACGCCTGCGAGAGCGATGCGCGCGAGCTCATCGAATCGGCCTGGCAACGCCTCGACCCGGTCGTGCCGGACTCGCAAAGCAAGGTCCGCTTGCGGGCGTTCGGCTGGTTCGTCCTCGAGCGCCACTACTGACGTACGCTTGCCGTACGCTCTCTTCGCCGCCATTCCACTCATCGGCCACCTGAACCCACTGATCAGGCAGGCCGAGGAGCTCGGAAGGCGCGGGTGGCGCGTCGCGATCGCCGCGCACAGCGAGCGGCGCGCGCATGTCGCATTGGAAAGTCCGGCTTTAGAGTTCGTTGATCTCGGGCCGCTCGGTGCAATTGCCGCGGAGCTGCGCCGCACCGAAGAGGCGGCGTCGCGCGATCCCAATTTCGTCCGCGGCACCCTGCGCATCGTACGTGGACTCGGCGCCGTGTGGCCGTCGATGTATGACGGGCTGCTCGCATCGATATCGAGCGATCGTCCCGACATCGTGATCGCGGACCTGTTCTCATCCGCCGCCATGTGTGCCGCCGAGAGGGCGGGCGTTCCGTTCGCGGTGAACAATCCCGACTTGCTGGCGTCGCTGCCGGTGACGTTGCTGCCGCCGGCGGACCAGGTGCCATTCCTGTTCTCCGGCAAATCCATTCGCGACGTCGGTCGCGGCCAGCGAATGACCGGGCCAATCATCCGTCGCATAGCCGCCCTGGCGACGACGCTGACGGTGGGACGCGACCTCAACGCGTACCGTGCATCGCGTGGTCTGACCCGAACGACGCCTGACGCGTTACTGCGCGATCATCTGATTCTCGTCGACGGCGCGTTTGGATTGGAGTACGAGCGCCCGTTGCCGCGCGACGTGCACATGGTCGGGCCGATGATGCCGGACGTCATACCGGCGCTGCCGGATGATCTCGCGCGGTGGTTGGCCGATGGCCCGCCGGTGGTTTATGTGAATCTTGGCACAATGGCTGTGGCGACCGACGCGCAGCTCGCCGCGATGCTCGACGCGCTTACGAGCGACCGCTTCCGCGCGTTGTGGATTCTCGCGGCGCCGCAGCAGGCGCGATTGGCGCGCGCACGTTCGGCGTCGGTCCGCGTCGAGTCATGGGGACCGGCGCCGGCCGCGGTGCTGCGCCATGAGAATGTGCGCGTGTTCGTGTCGCATTGCGGGATCAACAGCGTGCACGAGTCGATCGTCGCGGGCACCCCAATCGTCGGCATTCCGATGTTCGCCGATCAGCGCGACATGGCGATTCGTGTTGCCGACGCCGGCGTCGGCGTCTGGATCGACAAGCGAAAGCTCGAGCGCGACGCGCTGCGCTCGTCGATCGTTCGCGTGATGGACGACGCGTCATTCGCCGCGGCGATTCCGAAGATTCAGGCGGCGTTCGCGCGGGCGGGCGGAGTGCGGCGCGCCGCGGATCTCATCACGCAGCGGCTGGCCGAGTCGCGTAGAGCGTAGAGATTTGCAGCAGCTCGTGGAGCTTCCAGTCTTCGCGGGCGCGAGTAACGTGGAAGCCGTGTGATTCGAGCAAACGCGACATTCGATCGAACCGGCCGTCGACGTCGTGGACCTCGATCACGAGCTGATTGATGCGCGGCCAATCCGCGCCGCCGATTCCGGCGAGCACGTCCTCCTCGGCACCCTCGACGTCGATCTTGAGAAGATCGATATGCGACTCGCCGCTGGTCGCGAGTGCCTGTGAGAGCGTGATCAACTTGCAGCGCGGGCGGCGAAGATAGATTCGGCGGCGGAGACCGAGCAGCGCGAGGAATGGCGCCATCGCGATCAGGACGAATGGACGCCAGACGCGCGAGGCGAGTCCCGCGGACAAGGCGGTCAACGTCCTGCTCGGCGTCACGGCGGACGCATCATCCAGCGCGGCGGCGAGCCAGGTCGCGCCCGACACGCCGGGCCGGCGGTCGAACACGCGTGGGTGCATGGAGGCCGAAATCGTCATGAATCGATCGACCTCGAAGACCGCGTCACCTTCGTGAGCCGCCACGCCGACGTTGTAGACACGGACTGAAGGCGCGTGTTCGGCCGCATTGCGCTGGAGCGCCTCGAAGAGTTCCGGAATCGGTTCGAAGGCGTGCACGCGAACGCCCGGCACGACACGCGGCAGGTGAATGGCAAAGAGGCCGACGTTGGCGCCGACGTCGAACACGACCGCGTTCGGCTCGAGAGCGATCCCGTGCGACAGGTAGGTCGACTCGGCGACAACCTCGCGGTAGACGACGGCGGCCTCGACGGCGTTCGGCGCCCACACGGCTTGATGATTCGGTAATACTACTTTCTGCATGATTCGGATGATGCCCGGCGCGAGAGTCGTTGGACTCGAGACGTGCACAACTTAGGTTGCGACGAGGCGCGGCGCTAGAAAACGACGATGACCCGGTCGACGATCCACTCTTCGCCTCATCGTCATGTGACGCCTTGCGCGAGGTCGCCGGGAGCCACGAGCACCATACGTTGTTGAAGAAGGCGCGCCAGCAGCTTGGGACCGTGGGGTCGGGCAATCACTACGTCGACGTGTTCGCGGATGAAACGGGCGCGCTCTGGGGCGAGCGTGTGCGCGAAACCGAAGTGCTGCTCGATCTCTCGAAACCGCTTGGCGACGCGTACTGGCGTTTGATGGAGCTGGTGGGCGCATACGCATATACGGGCCGCGAGTGGGTCGCGCGTCAGGTCGTTAGCATTCTTGGCGGACGCGAGATGGAGCTGGTTCACAACCATCACAACTTCGCGTGGAAGGAGCGTCATGACGATCGCGATCTCGTCGTGGTGCGAAAGGGCGCGACGCCGGCGTTTCCGGATCAGCGAGGCTTCGTCGGCGGATCGATGGGCGACGACGCCGTGATCATCGAGGGTGCGCGTGATGGCGACGAGTCGCTGCAGCGCGCATCGTTGTACTCGAGGGTGCATGGGGCGGGCCGAGTGATGTCGCGTACCGAAGCGCGTGGGAAAGTGCGTGGGTGGGGAAAGAACGCGCGCATCATTGCGGCGCAGGGTGATACCATCCGCGTGCTGCACACGCTGCGTCCGATCATCGTGGTGATGGCGGGCGAGAACGAAGTGGATCCATATAGGGATTAGAGTTCGCGAACATAACGGCCGCCGACGCGGATCAGTGTGCTGGGCGACCGGTCGTTTTCCCGGAGGGACTCGTGGTGGGCATTACAGTCCGACGCTTTGCCGCTCACGAATGGCCGTTGTATCGCGAGCTCCGGTTGCGTGCCCTGGCCGACTCGCCCGACGCGTTCGGCAGCACGCACGCGCGTGAGTCGGCTCGCGCTGACGCGGAGTGGGAAGATCGACTCCGCGTTGGCGTAGCTGCCGAGACGGAGATGCCTGTTGTCGCACTCGTCGATGAGATGCCGGTTGGTCTGGCGTGGGGCCGGCAGGATGAGCATGATGTATCCGTCGCGCACGTGTTTCAGGTGTGGGTCGCGCCGGAAGCTCGTGGCAAGGGCGCCGGAAGTCTCCTGCTGAATGCCGTCATCGCGTGGGCGAAGGGACTCGGGGTACGCACCGTGCGGCTCGGGGTGACGGCGAGTCACCCCGCGGCGTTTCGGTTGTACAAGCATGCCGGCTTCGTCGAGGATGGAAACGCGGAACCGCTTCGCCCGGGATCGTCGATTCTGTGTCAGCCGATGCAACTTGCGCTTTGAGCCACGCACGCCGGATCACACGCCTCGAGAGTCGCCCACGGTGTGACAAAGTCATATCCTGTCGGTCGTACACGGTGAGTGGTGCGACGTTGTTCATTGTCGATTAGCCGGTTTCGGATTCATGGCACTTGTCACGCTGCTCCGCGGTGTCAATGTCGGCGGCCATCAAACCTTCCGCCCCACGCGTCTTGCGCACGAGCTTCGCCGATTCGACGTGGTGAATGTCGGCGCAGCTGGAACATTCGTCGTGCGTCAGCCCGGGTCTCGCCGCGATTTCCGTGCGGCGCTCGTCAAGCAGCTTCCCATCACGACCCAAATCGTCATGTGTGAGGGCCGCGACCTCCTTCGTCTCGAGAGCTCGAATCCGTTCGGAGAGACGCCCGCGGACCCGGGTGTCACGCGGTTCGTGAGTTTTCTCTCGAAACGGGGCGGCGCGAGCCCAACCCTTCCCCTCTCACTCCCGCCTGGAGAGAATTGGTTGGTGCGCGTCGTCGCGTCGACGGACCGGTTTGTCTTCGGGGAGTATCGCCGGCACATGAAGACGATCGGGCATCTCGGGCAGCTCGATAAACTTTTCGGTGCGCCAATGACTACGCGAAACTGGAATACGATTCGTGCGATCCAGCGCGTGTTGCGGGACACGTGAAGGCCGACGACTTGCTGCGCTTCATGCGCACCCAACGCCTGGCCGTCGAGGCATCGTGTACGCCGGACGGCGGACCGCAGGCGGCGTTGGTTGGAATTGCCGTGACCGATGCGTTCGAGATCGTCTTCGACACGCTGGACAGCACGCGCAAGGCGCGAAATCTTCGAGCATCGCCCCGCACGGCGTTCGTGCTCGGCGGGTGGAGCGGCGCCGACGAGCGCACCGTTCAGTTCGAGGGAATCGCCGACGAGCCGCACGGAGCGGAGCTCGAGCGGATCAAAGCATCGTACTTCGCCGCGTGGCCCGACGGTCCAACGCGCGAATCGTGGCCGGGCATCACCTATTTTCGCGTTCGGCCGAGGTGGATTCGATTCACCGACTTTACCGGTGCGTCGCCGGACGTTACGGAATTCACGGCAGACGAGCTCGCGGCATCCCCTCACTCTCGATGACGCACGACTCGTTGTCGGTGCTCGCGACGCGGTTGAGTCGAAGGATTGCCTGGCGGTTGCGTCTCGCGCGCTGGGGCAAGCTGCTCGTGCTTCCAACGTTTGTTGCGGCGTTTTACGCCGGACGCTGGAATGAACGTGCCGCGCTTCTCGGATTCGGCCTGTTCCTCCTCGAGGTCCTCGCCATCATGCTGGGCGAAGCACAGCGTTGCCCACTCTGCGAGGCGTCGCTCGTGATCGGGCGAGGCCCGCAGGAAGAATTCGTGGGGACCTGCCCGGATTGTGGGTATCCAATCGATTGATGACGGCATCACAGTTTCAAACGCTATTTCGCGCGATCGCGGCCGGCGACATCACGCATATCCACCGCCTGCTCGCCGCGGACCCTCGCCTCGTCGCGGAGCCAACGCCAACCGGCGCGTCACGAGCGGAGCCGGCTGCGTTCTATCTCGAGCGCATCGAGCATTACGTCTACGCCGGCGACACGGCGCTTCATCTTGCCGCCGCGGCGTATCAAACGAGTCTTGCGTGCGATCTCCTGAAACGCGGAGCGCGGGTTGACGCAAAGAATCGGCGAGGGGCTGAGCCGCTTCACTATGCTTGCGACGGCAATCCGGGATCGAAGCGCTGGAATCCGGACGCCCAGGCAGCGACCATCGAGTGCTTGCTGTCGGCCGGCGCGAATCCAAACGCCGTCGACCGCGGCGGCGTTGCGCCGTTGCATCGCGCCGTGCGTACGCGTTGCGCCGCGGCGGTGCGCATACTTCTCGAGCACGGAGCGAACGTCCGGCAATCGACCGGGCGCGGATCGACCCCGATGGATCTGGCTCTTCGGACGACCGGACGGGGCGGCAGCGGCAGTAGTGAAGCGCGCGCACAGCAGGCGGAGATCGTTCGACTTCTCGCCGGAAACTGACGTGACACACTCCGCGGCATTCGGTGCCAGGCCTCGTTCGTTCACGACGATCGCTTGTCGAACGGTTTTTGTCCGATGTCGTTGCCACGCGGGGGCCCCGTAAGCAAAAACTCACAGGCACACCAATTTCAACCAAACCGAGCGGCTCATGCCGAACGACCTCCTCAAGAAGATGGTTGATCAAAACCGGATGACGAGCGCGTACTCGTTCGACCGGATCACCGACGACAATGCCTCCACGAGATTGACGCCGAGCGCCGCATCGATCGGATTCATCTTTCGGCACATCGCCGAAACGATCAACCTGTTTTGCCAGTTCCTCGGCGTCCCGACGGATGTTCAAAACACGACGATCGGCCGGACGGATGAAGGGCAGGGCACGGACATTCAACAGAGCCGCCGGCTCGTCGAGGAAGGGTTTGCAAAACTCTATACACTCGTCGAGACACGCCCCGATGACTATTGGGGCGGCGACATCGAGACGCCATTTTTCGGGACCATTCCGCGAATTCGACTGTTCGCGCATACGCTCTTTCACAACTCGCATCACGCGGGGCAGATCGCGTTGACCTTGTCGCGAGGAAGTAAACCGGAGTCGGGAGACCCCAAACAGTGAGCGGCGCGCGTCTAGCGGGACTGTCGAGCATCGCGTTTGCGATACTGTTCATCCTCGAGCCGCGCGAGGCTCGCGCGCAAGCGGCATTTGCGCCACCTGAGACGGTCGTCGTGAACAGCGGCGGCCTCCGTCTCAAGGCGCTACTCTGGCGCCCGAGCGGCCCCGGTCCGTTTCCCGCGGTCGTGTTCAATCACGGCGAGGCGCCGCAGGCCATGACCGCCGCGCAAGCCGAGACCGTCATCCGGTCCGCGTTGGGTCCCGCGTTTCAACGGCACGGTTACCTGTTGCTCGCGCCCTTTCGGCGCGGCGAAGGATTGTCGCGCGGTGAAGGTACGTCCATCCAGGAAGCTGTCGCGAAACGCGCGGCGGCCGCGACGGACTCGGGCACCCTGCACGATTCCTTGCTCGCGACCGAGCAGCTCGATGACGTGCGCGCCGCGATCGCATATGTCAGAACCCGCCCCGATGTGAATCGCGATCGCGTCAGCGTCGCCGGGCATTCACAAGGTGGCGTGCTCGCGATTCTGGCGGGCGCCCGCGACAGCACGCTCTACAGCGTTCTCGATTTCGCAGGTGCCGAGCGAGGCTGGAATTTCCCGTCGATTCGCCGCTTGCTCACGGACGCCGTCGGGCGGCTGAACGTCCCGCTGCTGATGGTGCACGCCGCGAACGGCAATCCACAGCCCGGCATCGCAATGCACGAAGCGTTGAAGGCGCGCGGAAGACCGAGCCGCCTTCTGGTGTATCCGCCGTTCGGCAGTACGTTCGAGGAAGCACACCGGTTCGTGCTCCTTGCCATCCCGAAATGGGAGACCGATGTGTTCGCGTTCCTGGAGCATCGATCGTGACGTTTCGCGCGTTCGGCGAGCTCGTTGCGTTCGGCGCCACGACCGATGGCGGTCGTGCCGCCGACTTTGTACGAGACTGTTGGTCGAGGAGCTCGGGCGATATGGCAACGCCGGAGTGCTATCCATGGCTCGATCAGGACCCGGCCGGCGTGTGGCAGGCGCCGAGTGGCGCGCGGGTCGCGTGGTTGAAGGATCCGGATGGCAATCTGTTGTCGGTGGCACAGTATCCGGAGTAGGCGGAATACCAGAACTGTAATGAAGCGCCGAACGCTTTCGGCGAATGAGGGGTCGAACAGCTATCGCCGGTCGCACCCCTCCTTCAATCCGCCGGAACGGACCATGATGAAGATGCTCCTGTGCTCGGTCGCGCTCACCCTCGCCTGCGCCGCGTCAATGCCAGCGCAGGATCTGACCTGTCGCGGAGTCGCGTACGACGTGCCGGGCTTGAACGACGGTGTGATCAGCCTGGACATGCGTCGCCGGGACGGCGAATGGAAACCGATTCACGGACGCATCGGCGATGCGGGCTCCCTGCATCCAACGTCGACCGTCACCCGGCACGACTCGCTGATCGTGGTCTTCGACGAGCTGCACGCCACGTTCGCCGGGCCGCTGACTGGGAACCAAAACGTGATCCGCGGCGCATGGACGAAGGGCGGAACGCGTATGCCGCTGAATGTTCGGTGTCGAGCCGATGCGCCGGTTCTCGACACGACGCATCACACGGTTCGCTATGTGGCTGTCGAGAAGGGTGTGCAGCTCGAAGTGCTCGACTGGGGAGGCACCGGACGACCGGTCGTGCTGCTTCATGGTTTGAATGCCACCGCGCACGTGTTCGACGAGTTCGCGCCGGTGCTCGCGAAGGAGTATCACGTTTATGGCATCACGCGCCGAGGTTCCGGCCGATCGAGCATGCCGGACAGCGGCTACTCGTTCAATCGCAAAGGTGATGACGTGGTGGCGGTACTCGACTCGCTGCACCTCGCCCAGCCGGTGCTGGTCGGCCATTCCGCTGGCGGCGGGCCATTGAGCTCGGTCGGATCTCGCTATCCCAAACGCGTCGCAGGATTGGTGTATCTCGACGCGGCGTATCCGAACGCGTGGATCGACACGTCGCGGCTGAAGCTCGATTCCGGTTTGACGGCCGATGATCTCCCGAAGTGTCCATGCTCCCCCATCGAGCAAGCCGAGTCGGAGCCGACGGTCAAACACTTCGACCTGCCGCTGCCGGTGCTCGCGATCTACGCGATGCAGCCGGACTGGGAGACGAGAACGTTCGATAGCCGGGCACCCGACTGGACGCCCGCGGCGCAATCGCGAGAGTTCGAGCGCGGCGTGCCGACGGCGCGCGTCGTGCGCATTCCCAACGCGACGCACGAGGTCTATCGATCGAATCAGGCGCACGTGCTGGAGGAGATGCGAAAATTCATTCGGTCGCTGCCGCCGGTGAAACCATAACTGGCGTCACTTCCGGTTCTCGCCGTATGGCTCATAGCTTTGGGAGCATCCCCCGAAGCCTCGCCGCACTACCATGCTCTTCATGATCATCGAGCACTTCCACGACGGCGACCCACGCCCCGTCTACGCGCGGTTCCGCGAGCGCGGCCGGCTCGCGCCCGAGGGCCTTCGCTACGTCAACAGCTGGGTCACGAGCGATTTGACGCGCTGCTACCAAGTCATGGAATGTGACGATCGCTCGCTGCTCGACCAATGGATCGCGGCGTGGGATGATATTGTTCAGTTCGAGGTTCACCCTGTCATCACGTCGGCCGAGGCCGCGGCGAGGGCATGATCTAGGCGCGAGAGCTTGATCTCCGCCCGCACCTCGGCCTGACTATTCAGAGAACTCTCATGACCGAGTGGCAGCCATACCGCGAGCCGATTCGTGTAACGCTCCTCCGAACGCTGAGCATCGCTCTCGTCGCGGGGGCGATCGTATCGATGTCGACGGGCGGCCTCAAACGATGGCCCATCCTCACGGTCCTGATGCTCTGGCCGTCATTTGGCGGGCACTGGATCGACCTCTTTTTTCTCAACGTGCTTCGGTCGCAGCTTCCTGCGCGTCGCGCGGCCCAACGACTCGCGAGAGTCGCGGTGTGGTTCGTCGGCGGCGTGATCCTCGCCGCGGGCGTACAGCTGACGGCGCGGCTGCTGTTCGAGCGGCCGCGGCTGGCATGGCTGACCTGGGCGACCGCGGGCGCGGCGGGCGCAGCGTTCGTCGCCATCGAGCTCGTCGCGCACGCGGCGCTGCATCTTCGCGGCCGAGCGAGCTTTTATGATGGACACGGGTGACGCTCGAATATGGGATTACTCGATGAATGGAGCCGGCGCGCACTCCAGCGCCGCGAGGGGAAGGTCGAGTTCCTCGGCGAACAGAGCGGGTCGGTCGAGGATACGTTCAAGCGCGATCTGATTTTCGAGTTCGCGACACGGCCGGATATTCGCCGCGCTTACCTCGCGCGCGCCGGCTTCGAGTCGCTGAGCGAACCGTCGATTGCGCTGTGCATCGTGTCGGCTCGCCCCGACGATCGATCGCTGGTCGTACGGGTGGGCGAGATCGCCAAGCGTCGCTTCGCGAAAGACGTCGCGCTGGACATTCTGTTCCTGACTCCGGAGCAGGACGTGGACATCAAGCGCGTGTGTTCGCCGTTTTACCGCGGCCCGGCGTAGCTGCAACTTGGAGCGGCTCGAGGGTTATAAGCCGTCACACTTTTCGTGAAGCGATGATGACACAACCTCCGGACCATCCTGAACGTGTGGGGGAAGCGATCGCGCAACACCTCCTCGCGCGCGCCGCTACACTGGACACCGACGGGTTCAGTCTCGACCAGTTGCGCCAAGCCGCCGCCGAAGCAGGCATCTCCACCGCGGCATTCGACGCGGCCGTCGCAGAATGGCGTGCGAGGAGTCGGTCATCGTCGCGGCCGACGCTCGAAAAGCGCCTGACAGGCGCGTTGCTGCGGAACGCGGTGAGTTTCGCGGCTACGTGGGTGGCAATGACCGCGCTGATCAGTCTGCAGCGGCTGATTGTTGGACCGGCAGTCATGCCGGACCTGATAATCATCACCAGCTTGGCGGCGGGCGCCATAATTTCCACGCGCCTTCGCGCACGAGTCGCGACCATCCTCCTCGGCGGACTTGCGGTGTCGCAGGGCGCCGAATTGCTGATGGCCCTCGCGTCGGGGAGGCCCGAGATCCACGGCTTTGGCGCGCACATGGCATTGATGATCGCCGGTGTGGCCGGGGTTGGCATTGGGATTCGGCTCTCTCGGCAGTCGACGCCTGAGGAGTCGGGCGACCGTTGGGAGGAG
This genomic interval carries:
- a CDS encoding alpha/beta hydrolase, which gives rise to MMKMLLCSVALTLACAASMPAQDLTCRGVAYDVPGLNDGVISLDMRRRDGEWKPIHGRIGDAGSLHPTSTVTRHDSLIVVFDELHATFAGPLTGNQNVIRGAWTKGGTRMPLNVRCRADAPVLDTTHHTVRYVAVEKGVQLEVLDWGGTGRPVVLLHGLNATAHVFDEFAPVLAKEYHVYGITRRGSGRSSMPDSGYSFNRKGDDVVAVLDSLHLAQPVLVGHSAGGGPLSSVGSRYPKRVAGLVYLDAAYPNAWIDTSRLKLDSGLTADDLPKCPCSPIEQAESEPTVKHFDLPLPVLAIYAMQPDWETRTFDSRAPDWTPAAQSREFERGVPTARVVRIPNATHEVYRSNQAHVLEEMRKFIRSLPPVKP
- a CDS encoding dienelactone hydrolase family protein produces the protein MSGARLAGLSSIAFAILFILEPREARAQAAFAPPETVVVNSGGLRLKALLWRPSGPGPFPAVVFNHGEAPQAMTAAQAETVIRSALGPAFQRHGYLLLAPFRRGEGLSRGEGTSIQEAVAKRAAAATDSGTLHDSLLATEQLDDVRAAIAYVRTRPDVNRDRVSVAGHSQGGVLAILAGARDSTLYSVLDFAGAERGWNFPSIRRLLTDAVGRLNVPLLMVHAANGNPQPGIAMHEALKARGRPSRLLVYPPFGSTFEEAHRFVLLAIPKWETDVFAFLEHRS
- a CDS encoding DUF3303 family protein codes for the protein MLFMIIEHFHDGDPRPVYARFRERGRLAPEGLRYVNSWVTSDLTRCYQVMECDDRSLLDQWIAAWDDIVQFEVHPVITSAEAAARA
- a CDS encoding enhanced serine sensitivity protein SseB C-terminal domain-containing protein encodes the protein MGLLDEWSRRALQRREGKVEFLGEQSGSVEDTFKRDLIFEFATRPDIRRAYLARAGFESLSEPSIALCIVSARPDDRSLVVRVGEIAKRRFAKDVALDILFLTPEQDVDIKRVCSPFYRGPA